In Nitrospirota bacterium, the genomic window GCTTGATCCAGTCTTGTAACCAAGACAGGTTGGCCACATCCAAATGGAGACCCTGGCATGCGATTGTCTCTTGCATAGGAGACAATATGCCATATATGGATTTGGAAGTCCAGCAAAAAATGAAACCTTACTTTAGGCGGGGGAGACCTGAGTAGTTACCTTATATTTTAATGTTGTTGGGAGTTTATGGACTTTTGTTTGAATTGTACAATCCAGGGGCTGTTTTACCCGGGATTGTGGGAGGCATCTGTCTGATCCTGGCGTTTTACTCCTTTCAGACCCTGCCCATTAATTATGCCGGGCTTTTGCTTATTCTTCTGGGGATTCTCTTATTTGTCGCTGAAATCAAGGTTCAAAGCTATGGATTATTGACGATCGGAGGGGCCATTTCGCTGACCCTGGGCTCACTTCTTCTCTATCGCACTCCCGCCTCCACCCTTTCAATTTCATGGGGTCTGATTTTTTCAATGACTTCGGCGACGGTCTTCTTTTTTGTCTTTATCCTCGGAATGGCGGTAAAGGCGTTGAAAAGCCCCGTTCAAACCGGGGTAGAATCTCTTGTAAATGAAATTGGAATGGCTCAAACTAATCTTGATCCTCAAGGGACGGTCTTCATCAAAGGGGAATTTTGGAATGCCGTTAGCGAAGAACCGGTCTCGGCTCACGAAAAGGTCGTCGTTGTTAAAGTTAAGGATATGGTTTTGGAGGTTAAAAAATATAAATCCGCGTAAAGGAGAATAATCGATGGAGTTCTTATCTTTCCCCGTTATTTTTATCGTCATCATTGTGATCTTCTTATTAAATGGCGTCAGGGTGCTGAGAGAATACGAACGGGCGGTTATTTTTCGCCTGGGACGGATCAGCAACGCTTTAATCGGGGGGACCGGGCCTGGTTTAATTATCCTTATTCCTGGAATTGATAAGATGGTGAAGGTCCCTTTAAGGACGGTCGCGATGGAAGTGCCTCCCCAGGATATCATTACCCGGGACAACGTTTCCGTTAAGGTTTCAGCAGTCATTTATTTTAGGGTCATTGATTCTCAGAAAGCCATTTTGCAGGTTGAAAATTATCTTTATGCGACCTCTCAGATCGCTCAAACCACGCTTCGAAGCGTTTTGGGCCAGAACCTGCTCGATGATTTGTTGTCTAAAAGAGAGGAAATTAATCTGGCTCTTCAGAGA contains:
- a CDS encoding slipin family protein, with product MEFLSFPVIFIVIIVIFLLNGVRVLREYERAVIFRLGRISNALIGGTGPGLIILIPGIDKMVKVPLRTVAMEVPPQDIITRDNVSVKVSAVIYFRVIDSQKAILQVENYLYATSQIAQTTLRSVLGQNLLDDLLSKREEINLALQRIIDQQTEPWGIKVSTVEVKNVDLPQEMLRAIAKQAEAERERRAKVIHAEGEFQASQKLADAGNVIQQNPIALQLRYFQTLTEIAAEKNSTIIFPVPLDFLEPFRQKSKKDAE